From one Culex quinquefasciatus strain JHB chromosome 3, VPISU_Cqui_1.0_pri_paternal, whole genome shotgun sequence genomic stretch:
- the LOC6036253 gene encoding cAMP-dependent protein kinase catalytic subunit, which translates to MPLAAAATQQPQVKQQRQIKVKSDAQLKQLPVRTPPQPLKVQQQRAVGILQQQVQMVQQQQQQQQMQRTPTAGGTVVQVGAGAGIPQLENRQQQQQTKPIVPIYTLLQNEPITIEIDDDEPEVRNKTIPVTSPPPPQLQSVANKPNAAAAAATTPRTNGVPTILRNGALRSQQQLLQQHHQQMTTTPQRKVTPPAAAAAHNVVSSTSTPTPRRPHLLTDADLIGLIQDLQLQKDKAALLINRFRQWNLLDSSCLLDTTIAANGTQGPVSRGTEFKRRSIKDTGAVVGSPAMLVHSTSNSVKRKHQELC; encoded by the exons ATGCCCCTTGCGGCGGCGGCGACCCAGCAGCCACAGGTCAAGCAGCAGCGCCAGATCAAGGTCAAGTCGGATGCCCAGCTGAAGCAGCTGCCGGTTAGGACGCCACCCCAGCCGTTGAAGGTGCAGCAGCAGCGCGCGGTCGGAATTTTGCAGCAGCAGGTTCAAATGgtacagcaacagcagcagcagcagcaaatgcAGCGGACACCCACGGCCGGCGGCACGGTTGTGCAAGTTGGGGCAGGGGCGGGCATTCCACAGCTGGAGAATcgacagcagcaacagcagacgAAGCCGATTGTGCCGA TTTACACACTCCTGCAGAACGAACCGATCACCATCGAGATCGACGATGACGAACCCGAAGTACGGAACAAAACCATCCCAGTGACATCGCCGCCTCCGCCACAACTGCAGTCGGTCGCCAACAAGCccaacgccgccgccgccgccgccactacCCCACGGACAAATGGTGTCCCCACCATACTCCGGAATGGGGCACTACGCTCACAACAGCAGCTGCTGcagcaacaccaccagcagatGACGACGACGCCGCAGCGCAAAGTGACTCccccggcggcggcggcggctcaCAATGTGGTGTCCAGTACGAGCACTCCGACGCCACGGCGGCCACACCTGCTGACCGACGCGGACCTGATTGGGCTGATTCAGGACCTGCAGCTGCAGAAGGACAAGGCGGCCCTGCTGATCAACCGGTTCCGGCAGTGGAATCTGTTAGATAGCAGTTGTCTCCTGGATACGACCATTGCGGCAAACGGAACGCAGGGTCCGGTCAGCAGGGGAACTGAGTTCAAGCGACGGTCCATCAAGGACACCGGTGCCGTTGTCGGTTCGCCGGCGATGCTGGTCCACTCGACCAGCAACTCCGTCAAACGGAAGCACCAGGAGCTGTGCTAA